GGAGTAGTTATATCCATGCTTCCACTGAACGGATACTTGAAACCTTCTATTGAAAACTCCGCATGGCAAAGCGGTACGAATGACCACAGCTCTCCGGCGATAGCTTTTAGCGTTTGTGTACCTTTCTGGCCAGCTTTAATAACACCAACTTCGCACTTGTCGGATATCGCTACCACGTTGTCGTACTTGCTCATAAGGCCTATCATCGCAAGCAACATATCGATTCTTTCACCCTGCCAATTCAATATCTCAACTTCCGTTGCTCCGTGCTTGAAAACGTAGTTGAGCGCAAGTTCAAGGTCGGTCTCGTCCTTTTCTGCAGGATACGTGTAGATCTTGACGCCATTTAACTCAAAATATTCGAGCGTATCATCTGTAACGGAATCCATATCACCAATAAGCACGTGTGGTATTATTTTTCTTCTTCTCAATTCTTCCGCCCCACCATCGACGGCAACGATAAGTTCACCGGTTATGTACATCGTACCATTAGAGTTCCCGTTAAGAATTATAGAGGCTTTCACTTGAATCCCCCCTAAGAGATATTATCATGGTTTTCATATAAGTATAAGGCCTCGCTCCACATACACCTTGGCAAGCAAGAGCATCTGTCCCCAACCGTACGCACAGCCGTACCTTATGTGGAGCTCGTTTTCATCTTTTACAAACGTCCTATCCTTAACGGTTACAATTGTCTCATCTTCGCTTGTTGGTTGAAAAGATAGCTCAACGAACGAGCGATAACCGTCCTCGTATTCGTACCACCAGAAGGAAAAGATACGTTTGTGAACGACACTGACGATTCTGCCCGTGTCCGTAACCACTTGTCCGTCGGTAAGCCTGAACCAGCGGAAGTATATCTCTCCGCTATCCTCATCTATCTTCATACCATCTGTAAACCAAGGATCCCAGCCATTCGGGTTATAGAATGCCTTCCAGACAACGTCGATAGGGGCTTTGAACCTTTCATGAAACTCCATTTCATCATTTGAAATTGGCATATTAGAATTGCACCTCGACTTTCGTTTATTTGAAAGCTCAACAATCTATCTTTTTCCAGATAGCCTTAACCTTCGCTATATCCTCTGCGTGTTCCGGATTGTCGCCGGGGGTTTCTAAAATCAGCGGTAGTGAATTGAAAACTGGCTCTGATAAAAACACTTCGAGCTTTTCGCCGATTTTGCCGTTTCCTATATTCTCATGCCTGTCCTTTTGCGAACCGAGTTCGTTCTTCGTGTCGTTGAGGTGGACGAATTTCAGTCTTTTTATTCCCACTTCGCGTTCAATTTCCTCCAGTAAGTTCCTGATGCCTTCCTTTGTTGTTACATCGTAGCCTGCGTCGTAACCGTGGCAAGTATCAAAGGTCAATCCAATTCTGTCTTCATATTTGCAAAGGCTTATTATCTCTCGCATCTGTGCGTAGTTGTAACCTATGTTCCCGCCCTTTTTAACAACGTTCTCGAGTAGTATCTGGACGTTCTTTTCCTTTTCCATAACTATGTTCAAAGCGCGCGCAACCTTTTCAATGCCCTCTTTCTCACCCAATCCCAGATGACTTCCCGGATGTATGTTCAAATACTTTATTCCAAGTCTTGCGCATATCTTCGCCTCTATGATAAGTAACTCAACCGACTTTTCCCAAATGTCTTCCTTTGGACTCGCTATGTTTACAAGATAGCCTGCGTGACACATAAAATTCTCCGGGTTGAGCTTGTACTTCTTAACATCACGCAAAAAATGAACCACATCGTCATCAGACGGTAGTTTTGCCTTCCACTGACGCGGATTGTGAGGAAAGATTTGGAATGCGTTTCCACCTATCTCCACGGTCTCTCTTGGTACCCTTGCAAATCCACCACCAATGGGCATGTGTGCACCAAGTATCAGTTCTTTTCTACCATCTTTACCATCCATACTCTCACCTTCTAAATCATCTGTGTCGTTTACCGATCTTTCCAGTTTTCTCTAAGCATTCCTAAGATAATTATATCCCAGTACCGTCCATCGTGGTATTTTGCTTCCTTGAGTATTCCCTCCCTGTGAAAGCCTAAGCCTTCGAGTAACTTTAGCGAACGTTCATTGTACTCATACACTTCTGCGGTGATTCTGTGAAGATTGAGCTCCCTAAAGGCAAAATCAAAGGCCTTTTTCAGCATGAGCTTTCCCAATCCCCTACCACGCCACACCGGTGACACATAGTAAGTTATATAAGCGTTCCTATTCAGAACCCTCAAATCGAATTCAACAAATCCTATCTTTTCTATCCTATCATCTTCCTCAACAGAAAACACCAGTACAACAGGTTTTGCTTTCGTGATTTTTCTTTCAGAAAAGTACATTACATCTTCTTCAGGTAATTCTAACAAGATATCTTCGCTCACGCGAAAGGTCAACTTGTGATCTTCTTGTTTAAACTTGCCCATACGACATTCTCACCTTCTTAGCAAAGAATTTTTTAACTGTCCGTGGCTTCTAACTCCCTTATCTTTCTTTCAAGTTCTTCGGAAGTTTCAATTATCGTCAGCAATTCTTCTTCCAATTGTTCCTTTTCACTCATCAGTTCCATCAGTTTAACGTAGTCTTGTTCTATGTGCATCCGTCTTTCCAAATCGTTTAGCAGATCTGTTATCTGCATTTCTCTTGCCTTCAAGTCTTCGACTTGTTTCTTCCAGCTTTTCAGCTGATTTCTCAGCTTCTTTTTCTCCTCAAAATCCACATTCTTCTCCTTCTCAACCTTCTTTTTTTCTTTGGCAAAAAATACCGGCTCGTTCGATTCAACTAGTTCACCGTTTTTGATGGTGAAGAACCTATTGCAGACATTTCTAATCAGCTCGAGGTCGTGAGAGACCAGCAGAACTGACCCTTTATATTCCTTAAGTGCCGATTCAAGGGCTTCTACCGTTTCCAAATCCATGTGGTTCGTCGGCTCGTCCAGAATAAGAACGTTTGGTTTTCTCAGCAAGACTTTCGCCAATGCAAGTATCTGCCTTTCACCACCACTCAAATCGCTAACCGTTTTGAAGACATCTTCGCCACGAAATCCAAATCTGCCGGCGTATGCCCTGATGACGTAGTCCGGTCTGTCAGGCATTTCCTCAAACAACTCGTCGAATACAGTATTTTCCAAATCAAGTTGGTCTACGAACTGTTCAAGGTAAACGGCTTTTACATTGTATCCAGAAATTACTTGTCCGGTGTAATTAATCTGCCCAGTTATAATCTTCAGTAGCGTTGTTTTACCAGAGCCATTTGGTCCAACAATCGCTAATTTGTCTCCTTGATACACGGTGAACGAAACATTCCTCAGTAAATTATTCCAAGAGACGTTTTTGACCTCAAGAACAACGTATCCAGTGTTGTCAGGTTCCGGAATGCTTATATTTTTCTCCTCTTCCTCAATGTAAAGGTTTGGCATATTTTCAAGCTCTTCGAGCATCTTTTCAAGCATTTTTTCTTTACTTTTTGCTTGCTTTGTGAACTTTTCCCTGCCCCACTTCTTGTACCTGTCTATTATCGTTCTCAACCGCTCAATTTCACGCTGGATATTCGCGAGTTGTCTTCTTTGAGTTTCCATGATCCTTTGCCTCTCCAAATGGTAACTATCGAAGCCCATGTCGAAAACCCAGATGCGCTCGTTGTTTATCTCCCAAAACTTCTCGCATGTATTTCTGAGAAAATCCCTATCGTGCGAGATGATTATATACCCTCCGCGGAACGTTCTCAGCAATTCTTTCAGAAACTCTATGCTCTCGATATCAAGAAAGTTTGTAGGCTCATCCAACAGCAGAAAATCAGGGTCTTCAACAAAAAGCCTGCCCAACTGCAATTTCGTTCTTTCCCCACCGCTGAATGTTGAAATATCCCTCTCCCAATCCTCTTCCGGAAAACCTAATCCCTTCAGTATACTCCGCACTTGCTTTTGTTTCTCTGGTGTATCGGCAACTTTCATATAGTACTCGTAAGGCGTCTTTGCTTCAAAAGTTCTGTATTGGTCCATGTAAAGCACTTTACCTTGGACCGTTATTTCTCCCTGATAGTCTTTGAAAATTCCCGCAATCGCCTTCAACAACGTACTCTTTCCACTGCCGTTTTTCCCCATCAGACCTATCCTGTCTCTCGAGAGTACGGTAGCATTGAAACTCGAAAAGAGCGTTTTTTCTGGAAAGGATATCGAAAGGTTCTTAATTGTTATCATTTCTCAGAACTCCTCTCTTTCCTAAGTCCGTTCACAAACAGATCCGGCTGGGTTAAAAGTAACTTCACAGAATTTGGTAATAGCACCATTAACATTGTCATCGCTCCGAAAGTTAACGCGAAGGCGATGTACCAGTATTGTCGTAACGTCTCTTCGGTAACAACAAAACCTAAAGCCATAGTGAACAGCACCACTAAACCGCCAATCAATATGTGGTACCCAAAGGCGAAAATGGCGTTATCTGAGAAAAGTTTTGGAATATAAAGTACGTATTTTGCAATGAACCTACGCATTAAACCATCCTTATTTGTCGAGTTGATAGCAAATTGTTCAATATCT
The DNA window shown above is from Fervidobacterium changbaicum and carries:
- a CDS encoding deoxyribonuclease IV, which encodes MDGKDGRKELILGAHMPIGGGFARVPRETVEIGGNAFQIFPHNPRQWKAKLPSDDDVVHFLRDVKKYKLNPENFMCHAGYLVNIASPKEDIWEKSVELLIIEAKICARLGIKYLNIHPGSHLGLGEKEGIEKVARALNIVMEKEKNVQILLENVVKKGGNIGYNYAQMREIISLCKYEDRIGLTFDTCHGYDAGYDVTTKEGIRNLLEEIEREVGIKRLKFVHLNDTKNELGSQKDRHENIGNGKIGEKLEVFLSEPVFNSLPLILETPGDNPEHAEDIAKVKAIWKKIDC
- a CDS encoding thiamine diphosphokinase; its protein translation is MKASIILNGNSNGTMYITGELIVAVDGGAEELRRRKIIPHVLIGDMDSVTDDTLEYFELNGVKIYTYPAEKDETDLELALNYVFKHGATEVEILNWQGERIDMLLAMIGLMSKYDNVVAISDKCEVGVIKAGQKGTQTLKAIAGELWSFVPLCHAEFSIEGFKYPFSGSMDITTPIGVSNVALSDMVKVEVKNGKVVFVRWKKKPL
- a CDS encoding GNAT family N-acetyltransferase, with translation MGKFKQEDHKLTFRVSEDILLELPEEDVMYFSERKITKAKPVVLVFSVEEDDRIEKIGFVEFDLRVLNRNAYITYYVSPVWRGRGLGKLMLKKAFDFAFRELNLHRITAEVYEYNERSLKLLEGLGFHREGILKEAKYHDGRYWDIIILGMLRENWKDR
- a CDS encoding SRPBCC family protein, coding for MPISNDEMEFHERFKAPIDVVWKAFYNPNGWDPWFTDGMKIDEDSGEIYFRWFRLTDGQVVTDTGRIVSVVHKRIFSFWWYEYEDGYRSFVELSFQPTSEDETIVTVKDRTFVKDENELHIRYGCAYGWGQMLLLAKVYVERGLILI
- the abc-f gene encoding ribosomal protection-like ABC-F family protein; protein product: MITIKNLSISFPEKTLFSSFNATVLSRDRIGLMGKNGSGKSTLLKAIAGIFKDYQGEITVQGKVLYMDQYRTFEAKTPYEYYMKVADTPEKQKQVRSILKGLGFPEEDWERDISTFSGGERTKLQLGRLFVEDPDFLLLDEPTNFLDIESIEFLKELLRTFRGGYIIISHDRDFLRNTCEKFWEINNERIWVFDMGFDSYHLERQRIMETQRRQLANIQREIERLRTIIDRYKKWGREKFTKQAKSKEKMLEKMLEELENMPNLYIEEEEKNISIPEPDNTGYVVLEVKNVSWNNLLRNVSFTVYQGDKLAIVGPNGSGKTTLLKIITGQINYTGQVISGYNVKAVYLEQFVDQLDLENTVFDELFEEMPDRPDYVIRAYAGRFGFRGEDVFKTVSDLSGGERQILALAKVLLRKPNVLILDEPTNHMDLETVEALESALKEYKGSVLLVSHDLELIRNVCNRFFTIKNGELVESNEPVFFAKEKKKVEKEKNVDFEEKKKLRNQLKSWKKQVEDLKAREMQITDLLNDLERRMHIEQDYVKLMELMSEKEQLEEELLTIIETSEELERKIRELEATDS